One Stenotrophomonas sp. SAU14A_NAIMI4_5 DNA segment encodes these proteins:
- the clpP gene encoding ATP-dependent Clp endopeptidase proteolytic subunit ClpP: protein MDNRTKALNMVPMVVEQTSRGERAYDIYSRLLKERLIFLVGPIDDHMANVVVAQLLFLEAENPEKDISIYINSPGGVVTAGMAIYDTMQYIKPDVSTICVGQAASMGALLLASGAAGKRYALPNSRVMIHQPLGGFQGQATDIDIHAREILTLRSRLNEVLAKHTGQSLETIARDTERDNFKSAVDSVAYGLVDQVLERRPEESIQAG, encoded by the coding sequence ATGGACAACCGGACCAAAGCCCTGAACATGGTTCCCATGGTGGTCGAGCAGACCAGCCGCGGCGAGCGTGCCTACGACATCTATTCGCGCCTGTTGAAGGAGCGCCTGATCTTCCTCGTGGGCCCGATCGACGATCACATGGCCAACGTGGTGGTGGCGCAGCTGCTGTTCCTGGAAGCGGAAAACCCGGAAAAGGACATCAGCATCTACATCAACTCGCCGGGTGGCGTGGTCACCGCCGGCATGGCGATCTACGACACCATGCAGTACATCAAGCCGGACGTGAGCACCATCTGCGTCGGCCAGGCCGCCTCGATGGGCGCCCTGCTGCTGGCCTCGGGCGCTGCCGGCAAGCGTTATGCGCTGCCGAACTCGCGCGTGATGATCCACCAGCCGCTGGGCGGCTTCCAGGGCCAGGCCACGGACATCGACATCCATGCCCGTGAAATCCTGACCCTGCGTTCGCGCCTGAACGAAGTGCTGGCCAAGCACACCGGCCAGTCGCTGGAAACGATCGCCCGCGACACCGAGCGCGACAACTTCAAGAGCGCAGTCGACTCGGTGGCCTACGGCCTGGTCGACCAGGTGCTGGAGCGTCGTCCGGAAGAGTCGATCCAGGCCGGTTGA